One window of the Thamnophis elegans isolate rThaEle1 chromosome 6, rThaEle1.pri, whole genome shotgun sequence genome contains the following:
- the MIS18A gene encoding protein Mis18-alpha, which produces MAALPFEESSMSVMTFSDNLEAGNEGRENAEDLPMVFLCAGCKRPVGDTLNWETNDEETNCILLKSVTLNVSVDKEQKLSSQAGETGCILETLICSGCNMKLGSIYRCTPKHLDYKRDLFCLNIGSLESYTLGSSEQKANIDEEPLTLESRASLEESLRRAETILKALEQRLSAVESSFATLHNIV; this is translated from the exons ATGGCGGCACTCCCGTTTGAAGAAAGCTCTATGTCGGTGATGACATTCTCTGACAATCTAGAGGCCGGTAACGAGGGAAGGGAGAATGCAGAGGACCTGCCTATGGTGTTCCTATGCGCCGGATGTAAACGGCCTGTAGGAGACACGCTCAACTGGGAGACTAACGACGAGGAGACCAATTGCATCCTGCTCAAGA GTGTTACACTCAATGTCTCAGTAGACAAAGAGCAAAAACTCTCAAGCCAGGCAGGTGAAACTGGCTG CATTCTTGAAACCTTAATTTGCTCTGGCTGCAACATGAAACTTGGAAGCATTTATAGGTGTACCCCAAAACATCTTGACTATAAACGAGATTTATTTTGCTTAAACATAGGCTCCCTAGAAAG TTATACCCTAGGATCATCAGAACAAAAAGCTAACATTGATGAGGAACCTCTTACACTTGAAAGTCGAGCTAGTTTAGAAGAATCATTAAGAAGG GCAGAAACAATACTGAAAGCATTAGAACAACGATTATCTGCAGTCGAATCAAGTTTTGCAACTCTTCACAATATTGTCTGA